In Capsicum annuum cultivar UCD-10X-F1 chromosome 7, UCD10Xv1.1, whole genome shotgun sequence, one genomic interval encodes:
- the LOC107855032 gene encoding pentatricopeptide repeat-containing protein At2g20710, mitochondrial isoform X1 — protein MVKLVEQSVKSWWKLSNCFLRISPYCTKSEQTLDSLFLTNKNGEAANTLTSSAKGGAAAALHNRLLYLSRSKESIIPILDKWVNEDNPIKYEDFQIIMKQLRAYRRYNHALQMYEWIKKSKDFDLLPRDFAVELDLVSKAHGLKAAESYFSSIPDDLRTFQVYGALLNCYADANILKKAEDTMQKLKELGYAGTVAYNVMMTLYAKLGYVEKVQSLLLEMEDNGVSGNLISYNILLNAYASAPDVTEMEKVLMKMEADPLLISWSPYTVAAKGYLKAGDTEKAHDSLKKCEHLLKGRKARLAIDMLITLYTSMGKKDDLYRIWEKYKRIVKYNNSSYLCMIRGLEKLDDLDGAEKIFADWEASKVRFDIRIPNLLISAYCKKGHMEKARSIIEKLVESGKHPNGSTWSRLALGYCVQNDMKKAVETMKKAILASKPGWKPHFHCLASCVKYLQSKGDTQGEEELKDLLRVRGLFSEGVERSLNKYVEVGNHKYKALDETDLEETSSQ, from the exons ATGGTGAAACTTGTTGAACAAAGTGTGAAATCATGGTGGAAATTGAGCAATTGTTTTCTTAGGATTTCTCCATATTGTACAAAATCTGAACAAACCCTAGACTCCTTATTCTTGACTAATAAAAATGGTGAAGCTGCCAACACCTTAACCTCTTCTGCAAAAGGTGGTGCTGCTGCTGCTTTGCACAATAGGCTATTGTATTTGTCACGCTCTAAGGAATCCATAATACCAATATTGGATAAATGGGTTAACGAAGATAATCCCATTAAGTATGAAGACTTCCAGATTATAATGAAACAACTTAGAGCTTACCGCCGCTACAATCATGCTCTTCAG ATGTATGAGTGGATTAAGAAGTCCAAGGATTTTGATTTATTGCCTAGAGATTTTGCAGTCGAACTGGATTTAGTATCAAAAGCCCATGGTCTGAAAGCCGCAGAGTCATATTTCAGTAGCATTCCAGATGATTTAAGAACCTTCCAGGTATATGGCGCTCTCTTGAACTGCTATGCTGATGCAAACATCTTAAAAAAAGCAGAAGATACCATGCAAAAGCTGAAGGAGCTGGGTTATGCTGGCACAGTGGCTTACAATGTTATGATGACCCTTTATGCTAAATTGGGATATGTTGAGAAGGTGCAGTCACTTTTGCTAGAGATGGAAGACAATGGAGTTTCTGGTAATTTGATTTCCTACAATATCCTCTTAAATGCATATGCATCTGCTCCCGATGTTACGGAGATGGAGAAGGTTCTAATGAAAATGGAAGCTGATCCTCTGCTGATTAGTTGGAGTCCTTACACAGTTGCTGCCAAGGGTTACCTGAAAGCTGGTGATACAGAAAAGGCTCATGACTCATTGAAGAAATGCGAACATCTACTCAAGGGGAGAAAAGCAAGACTTGCTATTGACATGCTTATTACTCTCTATACTAGTATGGGAAAGAAAGATGATCTCTATCGTATATGGGAAAAATATAAGAGAATAGTTAAGTATAACAATTCAAGTTATCTTTGTATGATAAGGGGCCTAGAAAAGTTGGATGATCTTGACGGTGCAGAGAAGATATTTGCTGACTGGGAAGCAAGCAAGGTACGCTTTGATATTCGAATTCCGAACTTGCTAATAAGTGCTTACTGCAAAAAGGGTCATATGGAAAAGGCGAGATCAATCATAGAGAAACTCGTGGAGAGTGGAAAGCATCCAAATGGGAGCACATGGAGTCGTCTGGCACTCGGTTATTGTGTACAAAATGACATGAAGAAGGCAGTGGAGACGATGAAGAAAGCAATCTTGGCTAGTAAGCCGGGGTGGAAGCCACACTTCCACTGTTTGGCTTCCTGTGTGAAGTACTTGCAATCAAAAGGAGATACTCAAGGTGAAGAAGAGCTTAAAGATTTACTTAGGGTGCGAGGTCTCTTctcagaaggagttgagaggagtTTGAATAAGTATGTTGAAGTTGGAAATCACAAGTATAAGGCACTTGATGAAACAGACCTTGAGGAGACTAGCTCACAATAG
- the LOC107855032 gene encoding pentatricopeptide repeat-containing protein At2g20710, mitochondrial isoform X2, with translation MTNDISGIEIGGGSTRSAGAVTALDHNHPFFRSPSNVSGIQIISFQLTVELDLVSKAHGLKAAESYFSSIPDDLRTFQVYGALLNCYADANILKKAEDTMQKLKELGYAGTVAYNVMMTLYAKLGYVEKVQSLLLEMEDNGVSGNLISYNILLNAYASAPDVTEMEKVLMKMEADPLLISWSPYTVAAKGYLKAGDTEKAHDSLKKCEHLLKGRKARLAIDMLITLYTSMGKKDDLYRIWEKYKRIVKYNNSSYLCMIRGLEKLDDLDGAEKIFADWEASKVRFDIRIPNLLISAYCKKGHMEKARSIIEKLVESGKHPNGSTWSRLALGYCVQNDMKKAVETMKKAILASKPGWKPHFHCLASCVKYLQSKGDTQGEEELKDLLRVRGLFSEGVERSLNKYVEVGNHKYKALDETDLEETSSQ, from the exons ATGACAAATGATATTAGTGGTATAGAAATTGGTGGTGGATCAACCAGAAGTGCAGGAGCTGTAACTGCACTGGATCACAATCATCCCTTCTTCCGCAGTCCCTCGAATGTTAGCGGTATACAGATCATCTCTTTCCAGTTGACAG TCGAACTGGATTTAGTATCAAAAGCCCATGGTCTGAAAGCCGCAGAGTCATATTTCAGTAGCATTCCAGATGATTTAAGAACCTTCCAGGTATATGGCGCTCTCTTGAACTGCTATGCTGATGCAAACATCTTAAAAAAAGCAGAAGATACCATGCAAAAGCTGAAGGAGCTGGGTTATGCTGGCACAGTGGCTTACAATGTTATGATGACCCTTTATGCTAAATTGGGATATGTTGAGAAGGTGCAGTCACTTTTGCTAGAGATGGAAGACAATGGAGTTTCTGGTAATTTGATTTCCTACAATATCCTCTTAAATGCATATGCATCTGCTCCCGATGTTACGGAGATGGAGAAGGTTCTAATGAAAATGGAAGCTGATCCTCTGCTGATTAGTTGGAGTCCTTACACAGTTGCTGCCAAGGGTTACCTGAAAGCTGGTGATACAGAAAAGGCTCATGACTCATTGAAGAAATGCGAACATCTACTCAAGGGGAGAAAAGCAAGACTTGCTATTGACATGCTTATTACTCTCTATACTAGTATGGGAAAGAAAGATGATCTCTATCGTATATGGGAAAAATATAAGAGAATAGTTAAGTATAACAATTCAAGTTATCTTTGTATGATAAGGGGCCTAGAAAAGTTGGATGATCTTGACGGTGCAGAGAAGATATTTGCTGACTGGGAAGCAAGCAAGGTACGCTTTGATATTCGAATTCCGAACTTGCTAATAAGTGCTTACTGCAAAAAGGGTCATATGGAAAAGGCGAGATCAATCATAGAGAAACTCGTGGAGAGTGGAAAGCATCCAAATGGGAGCACATGGAGTCGTCTGGCACTCGGTTATTGTGTACAAAATGACATGAAGAAGGCAGTGGAGACGATGAAGAAAGCAATCTTGGCTAGTAAGCCGGGGTGGAAGCCACACTTCCACTGTTTGGCTTCCTGTGTGAAGTACTTGCAATCAAAAGGAGATACTCAAGGTGAAGAAGAGCTTAAAGATTTACTTAGGGTGCGAGGTCTCTTctcagaaggagttgagaggagtTTGAATAAGTATGTTGAAGTTGGAAATCACAAGTATAAGGCACTTGATGAAACAGACCTTGAGGAGACTAGCTCACAATAG